The sequence TATTGTTTGACTGATCATAGTACATTCAGACTGCTTGAAATCAATCATGCAGCTTCTTTTATACCTGAACCAAGATGTTTCACAACACTTGTCGTCTTGAAAACCTCTTTAGCAGCAAATAATGCATCTGGTCCATGGACAGTGTAATAGTCCTGTTAttaaatcaaaaccaaaaaatttgGTTCAATTTACTCTGTTTTGAGGTAAGTCATTTTGTCTTCCTGTTTCTCTGGTATTTGTCGCTAATATCgcactattatcattatcatgatAACGATGATTATGTAATTGCTTAGGGTAGCCTTCGCTCACAACTCAGAGGATGAAAGAGATCTAGAGAGAAGCACCTCTTCCAAGGATCATTTGACGAACAGATCTTATAGTTGATTTCACTATTTCCActattaaatataattattccttttcatttttttcataaatATTAAGGATTAGATCATCCAGTTAAATTCAAGTTATAGGCcacaaaggaaaacaacaacacgATCTACATGACAAGGCAGAAGTCTCCGTCAATTTAAATGCAAGGGTGATGCCATTCATTTGACTTAAATATCGATCAAACACTTACCGAGCGATCAAAAACACGAAAAGTGGTCTCTGGTTTCTAAAGAGCAAAAAACACAAGAAATACGATTAAAAAGCCGACCACTGTCGAGTATTTCATTGCCAAAGTACTGAAAAGTACAGGATGACGTACCTCGGGTAAAGATCGATAAAAAGCCAGGAAACCTTGTTCTGCTGCACCATCTGgagaaaataacaatatttaAGGAATTAGCGAAAGATTAGAACAACTATATTAGTGACTTGCATTTACCTAAAGAAAACTGTTGACAGGGCTGGACAGCCATGATAGATTACACCTTCTCGCACTCTTCTTGTCGATTTCACAGAATATGGCTGTCAAAGCAAAACACACATAACACACGCGCGGGACAAATTTTGGCGCGCATCCGGGATATGCTAAACGAATTATACTTCGCCTGCTTTCGTAACATCTTCGGAATGCACACATCACCAGGTGAAGGCCTGGGAACGCAGCAAGTTCAAAATGTCGGCAGAAGAGGACACAGAGTTGAGAGATATGGTAGCTCAGACTTTGGAAAGTAAAGGCGTTCTTGGAAAAATTAGGGTGAGAAATTATGCCTTTTTGTTTTAGCTAAGAAGGACGGTCGAATTAAAACGCAATCTAATGACATTTTAGCGTGCACGAGAAGTGAATTGTGGCCTGTTCCGAAACCTTTTTTGCAATTGGTCTCCAAACAACGCGCGCGGTCAATTTTGTTATGAACTATAATAACATTAGTTAATTGCCTTTGGCGGTCTTTCAGGCAAAAGACAACATTCCTTTCCTCGATTTATAATCAGTATGTctcaagaagaaagaaaaataaaacacctCAAAGCTAAAACTCTATTTACCTCAACAATTTGAAATCCTTCGTAAGACGACAACATGAATGATTTTCCTCACATACTGTGGCTTGTTGATAACGTCATTTTGCTTTCTAAATttttacatctagtactccgcaTTATTTTAAAGACCACAGGGAAGCTGTAGGATTCTTGTTTGCAACCTGTCCGGCCCAATAATTTATGACAgctcctttctctttttttgtcctGTAGGCTCAGTTGAGAGCAAGTGTGTTTCTTGCCCTTGAAGAGCAAGAGGGAGCAGAGGTTAGtgaagttaaaaagaaattatttttgaaCTGCCCACTTCAAAATGCTTCAGCATAAATAAGAATGTTAAAAATGGTAGCATAGTTGTGGTATGACTTATAAGGTGATAGAACtctaataatcattattttaaatttagGGTAAAATTCCTCTCATGAATCCTGAACTGAAGAAGTTTTTAAGTACCAGTGAAGGTTGGAAAGTTAATATCTTGTAGTTCATGATATTATGTTTTTCTGGTTGTTAAGTCTGATcattgtattaattttgttgcttTAAACATCGtccaacaaataataattattgttttgagcACAttattttgatcatttttaGGTTGCCTAGTGACAGGATTAGTCAGAGAATTTCTGGAGTATTTTGACTTGGATTTCACCATTGCTGTGTTTGACCCAGAGAGTAATTTTGTAAGTCAAACAACATTTTTACACATTCATTTAATACACTGTTTTCAGTCATCCAACACACACTGAACTTGACTGTATTTTGCAATCTTGTCACCAAGGACCAGTGagtacatttacatttacatttgtGAAGCCAGATATTTTCACTTTAGTGAATCTTTCTCTATTGAAGTGAATTGCTCAGGGTGTAACAGAAATTGTGTAGTGTACTTATAGCTGGATTTGCTTAGCACAGAAAAAGCAGAGCTTCTGGCAACTTACCAAAGTCATGTACTCTTGAATGACTGTATTATTGGTGTAGCACTTGGGTAGTTattttgtgttgtcttttaGAATAGTAATAATGTAACAGTTGCATTGATTTCAAGAGCTGACCTTAGGTACATCCACattttatcaattaattttgctttcaaTTTATTGTTACCTGATACTTGCCACTGTTTGTTTAGAATAATAGGAAACTAATATCTTTTTGTACCTCTCTAGAGTGACAGGTACTCTGGTAGGAATAATCTTGCTAAGGATTTAAAACTTCAAGATGTCAGTGGTTCAGCCAAAAGACCCTTGCTAGCTGAGGTTGTGAAGAGATTTTCTCCAAGCACCAATGGGGAGGTACCAACTATAAGCTGTGGaattcaaatttaatttattatatgagaataataatattctttatAGTTTTAAGTTTCGTCATTCAGTCAGTTTTATTTTGTGATGATGATTGACATGTTTTCCTTGGTTAAAGACTGTACATTGTTTTAGTTGAAGAATATAggagaattttttttgttcatttcttaCTGCACAATTTTGTGCATGTAAACTGGTACAAAGAAACATCATTGATAAATGGGAATTAATTTTTAAGAAGATAACTGCAGATATAGTTgaccactaaattttctccaaTTCTTATTTGTTTAAATTATTGATCATGTGACACGATAGTGTTCATCTGCAGGGAGACACTATCGGCCCATAGTGCCCTTACAAGGAAAGTACCTAGATGGATAGTGCTCATCTGTGAAAATATTTAGAACTATAAACAAGCCGGCTTATAGGAAATAAACCATTGAAATTGTATTAAGAgggtctttgtttgttttgttttttttttcaatttttcatttgactttcACAGCTTTCAATTAAAAAAGTTGCAAATAATTCCATGATTTTTGAACTGGAGCATGcaagaaaatttagtggtgaacaaTAAAGACATAAGAGTGTTAATGTCTCGGAATTACCTGTGTGATAGTTCCCCCTTGGAAATTACATGTTCTTAAAACGAGCatatttgccctcgaagcttgaCCTCTCGGGCAAATATTTGTTAgaagaacatcaaatttctgTGGGGcaactatcagctgatagttgCTCAACAGAAACcctttattttttaattagaaAACAGGTAATATAGTAGTAGTTATGAGTTTACTGAAAggtgagaaaagaaaataatgagtGTACAGTAAGTATTAATTACAACAAACTATGTGTTGACTAGGTTGAAATGTATTTCAAGTCAAAATGAGTCAGATTCTCCTTTCTTTTGTCTCCatttatggtaatgaataccaGAAACAAAGATATAATTTAGAATTCAAACTGTGTAGGTTGAAATCGTTTTCtgacttgaaatccattttaacATACAACATAATTTTTATGCACTATTTTTATACATACACCTTTTGCATACTAGATTTCAAAAGAGGTAATTGTCACTTCACCAAGGCAAAGTGCAGCTGACAGCCCAAGAAGCTTGAGTCCTCCTAATTCAAACAAGGTACTGTACATGCGATAGTATGTCTAGATACTTAAAATGTTGCTTACCAGCTGGAGCCTCTATATGATGACCATTGGTGTTGCTGCattaaaaaataattctaaacAAGAAACTGTTTTACTTGTTGGTCAAtaagttaaaataataattgttatacaGTGCGTTTAGATTCAATCAGGATGAAAGCTATGGTCACACTAATAATTATACAACATACGATCTCATTTGCCTTTTAACTTCTTGATAATAAATCACCCAAAAAATGAGTCCAGTCTAAAGTATTCATGTTTTTGTCTAGTACTGTATAACACAACTACAGTCTTTATGCAGaaagattgatgttgatttaaatgataataattattattgatttttacaAAGTGTATTTTAACCTAACAGCAAAGGCACACATTTTCAGCCAAACAGTTTACATAACTGTGTCATTAGTATGCTCTGTAATCTTATGGATGCATGCTGATGTGGCAATGAAGCCATTTAAATGCATGTCTGtgagctttcaatgggtttggagaaactaacatttttcaaaataacagtaatgttatgaaaaaaataataattgttttacatTTAGCATGCATTCttcaagttatggatgcacctgagaagttgctaagcactatAGAGAAGCTATAGTTGCACTAGGCTGTTGCCTTTTTTGACTTTTGTGCTTCTCTGATGCTTCGCAACCCTCTGCATACATCCATAACTCtacagacacacacacaaaccataaaccaataattgttaattaaatgcagcaaaatttaattttgtaacAGTTAAGAActcacaaacaaagaaataaactgTGATTTCTTTAATTTAAGGTTGATGATGAAGATGTTGATGAGTATAGTTCAGACACTGCAACTGATGACAGCAGGGTATTTAAGCATATTAATCATGACATTATTTGACGATGAtgagtgaaaaattaaaaaaaatgtagcTTGAGTAAGAGATTCTTTTGAAACATTAGTTGTGATGTTAATTAAAGTTCTTAAGTGAAAGCAATCAATCTCACATGGGcacattaataaaaaaaaagacagctgTTTTATTTCTATCAACATCTATAcattttcattgaaaactgTCTCTAATAATTGCTATTAAAAACAGGGATAGTGTTAAATTTGCTTTAAATAACCTTGACAATGACTTGTGATAAAATCATTCTGGTTAAGGCACTCTGAGGCTTTGAGGTAGGAGAGAATTATTGAATGTATTCTTTCACAATGTTGAACTATGTTTAAAGTTTGGATATCTGCTGAATTTTACCTTTCTCTCGTCACAATATTGTCTTACCTTCCATTTCTGTTTATAAACTGTTTTCATAACAGGGGGCCAGCCCCAGGCCAAGTAAGATTCCTCAGAGAGTTCGAGATGAACGATCTGGCAAATCTGACAAAAGTCAAGAGTCCTTCCTGGAAAAACTGAATTCCAATAATGAGCAGAACTCACTTTCAGATTCAAGAAAGGACAAAAGTGGAAAAAGGTATACCTGTTGTTGTGTTATGTGTACATGGTACTACATATCcttggttttcactcatgtAACATAGACCATGGCAACAGTTGCTATCCACCATCTATGTGCGTCTCAAGTGTATACTTAGATGATTGCGTAGGTTTAAGATGGTTCTCTGTATTGTTGTTGGTTGTGGAAGAAAAAAGCAGTAAACACAAGGCAAAATTGAGCAAAATACCAAAGATCATCCCAAATCAATGCACGAAATGGCAGGAATTGACCCTGGAGAGAAGAAATTATTGGAGTTTGGCAATTGTGGTGATACTGAGGAGAAGAATTATATTAGAAAGTTAGCAAGTTTGTGATCGTCATTTTGTTTCAGGGAAGCCCACAGCTACATGAGACATGCACAATGTCAATTGGGTTCTGCGTTAAACCTCTGCAAATACAGTAGGACTATGAGCAAAATTGGCAAAAGCAAATTAATCTGGGGTACTAGGCCAGATACATGGATGTTCATTCTCATTGGGTTACAGTTACTGATCTTACATTGTTTGATTGTAGAAGCCCAGATGTGACTATTGGAAGTGATGATGGAGAGGATATTTTTGCAGACCTTCCTCTAAGCACAAGGTAAGAGGTCACCTTTTGTTTCTCATTACCATTAATTTTAAATAGTCATTTAAGTGTGCTGCAAACTTATCTGGTCTCAGCCAGTGTGAATTCTGAGAGTGTGAATACAGTGTGAATTTTGAGGGGGGGAAATAATATTACTGTTAAGTACTCTTGCAATAAAtcatttttacagttgtgtgcttagtggCCTGACCTTTGAATGAAATTGAGGCTGGAGATGACCCTGTTTTggtagaaacctccctgcttttcttttgCGAATGATGCTGTTTGCATGCTAATATTATTACTGTgggtaggaatttacataagaaaagcagtgaggtttttatcaaaacaaggtcacctccagcctcactttcattctaATGCCGGGCATTTAAGCACACAAGTGTAAAAAGGTCTTGTAAAAAATATGGATTCAAATTTTAAAACAGGagaaaacattttgtttctcatttttCCAGTCACTGTTAGTGTCTCAATcattttcaaataataataactattaaagTAAACATAATTATGtgacataaaaattataatttcattttttgttagTGACATGATTTTATGTGTGataaacagtttgagaatttgaaattgaaacttgaaaaccttaaaaagtgctttaaaataatttatgtgcATTTTTACACCCAAAAGGTCCCATTTTAAGCTGACATGGGCAGCATTTGAGCATCATGAGGAACcacagagtttttttttttgagagaaaTTTTCATGTCTTGATTCACTCATTACACATACCCAagccagcaaaaaaaaaaaattaaaattttcatgCCAAGTGCACTTTAATATATCTTTAAAGGTTGATTTAATTAAATTTCTATCTTGCAGAGAGAATGCTAAGAAAGGATTGCCATTGGAATCAGGTACAGTAAAGATACAGAACAATAATGTACAAGAGGGAGTTGATTAAGTTTTATTCTTGGCGACTAGAACTCTCAGTCATGCACCTATTTCTTTTGCTAATTTTTATCAAAATCAATTTCTTAAGGCTCATATACAGTACATCTGCACTATTATTTTAAAACTGGTTGAAATCTTGTTTTGGGGGAATTTCATACCCTACTATAAACCCTACTTGAGAATTGATACACTTGATACAAGTGGAAAGAACTTTCAGAAGAGGCAAGAAAGCAGAGAACTACTGCACAATAACAGCAGGTGTCTTTGAAATGCAAAAACACCTTGATGCTTTCACTTTGGTTGATGAACCAAACTGCCTGAAGTGTGGGCGGAATGCGGTTCTTTAGATGTGTATTGTTCAAAATTTCCATGTGCCTCTTGCTgttgaattgaagaaaaaaagagacaGACCTTTGGTGtatctgaaatatttttgttgtatttgttAGCACATAGATCTACCAGTGGTTTATCATCTCTTAAGGATGCCCCGTCTCTTGGTAACAGTGGACTGGGATCTTTGAAAGGCGTGCCACCCTTGCCAGGCatgaacaataataacaacagtcGAGGTAggtcaataaaaattattgtattaTATTCTTTTTCACTGGCATTTTGTGTCAGATCATGGTTCCCCTTGGATGCAGTATAGTCAACTTGAAATTTCAATTAACATATCAATCaaattttgcagattttttgACTAAGTCGTAACTCATTTTGTTCATCTGACTCTCTATGGGTACAGTACATTTACCACAACGTGGGGGAGTTGTCTAAGGCAAAAAATAAGGAAAGAGAAATagagaattattatttcatATATGAGTAACAGCTTCAGCTCAAGATTCATGTTCACGTTTATGACAAATTTGCTCAAGTGtatgttaactaccaaagataGCCAAAATGCTCCAATCACTATCCGTAGCTTTTAGAGCCAATTACGCCAAGGCTCAGCATTAGGCAACCAACCTTGTTTAGCAAGGTCACATTACTTGTGCTGATGAAGGCTTGGAGTAAAGCAGGCCGTGTATTATGAGTGAAAATGTAATTAAACTGACATATTAAGAATCCAAAGATCTTAAAGTTATGGTGGAGTTGATTTTGAGACCATCATTTAGTTGTGGTTTAAAACATGTATGTAAATGTATTTGGGGGTGGGGGTGGACCTGACACACCCCTTACTTCCTTGACATAAGCGAGGTCCAAACCATCAGTTTCCAGCTAAGGACTAACATATGTACTATGATGAATTTACTTCATCCAAAgtttattttgccatttttatttCGCAGAAGTTATTAAATCCCCCGACTGGCAAGACCTAGCTGATATTGACAGCAAAATCAGCAAACTAGGCTTTGGTAAGGTTTAACAAAGCCAAAGTTCGTAACTGAGGtcatacaaaagcaaaacatctttttttcaagtttttcctcTCGCTTTACCTAACTAAGGCACTTGTAGCCATCACTCAAAATTGTAATTCTTAGATGTTTACATGTGCAGTACTTGAATATGCTTGGAACGTTACCAAGGGGTAACATTGAATTCAGATTttttcccagggcttttcttttttttcttttctttttttttttccagaagaAAGGGATATAAAGAGAAAGAGCATAATTTTTAAGTAAAAATGGAGAGAAATCGGTGTGTGAACCAGCACTCAGACCCTAAACGATGCACAAAAGTAATTtggagaataattattgttaattgagAACTGCTCCATCCATGATTTGAGGCCTAGATTCTTGCAGTAACGACAGCTTATGTCATCTGTTAGATATTCCAGAAGAAGGGAAAAATGGAGGTGCACCCGATTACACGGATGAGTACGAGGATGACTTTAATCCAACCAGGTACTTGCAAAGTAAAAGACGACAAGAACAATGCAAGGTTTCAAAATCTGTACGATAAGCCTTCAAAATGATGAGGAAGAGAAATGACTCTTAACTCCAATATGCACGTCATATTTATTCCATTTCCTTTGCTATTCAGTCGAAATCTAAAATAAAAGTGATTACTTGGACTATAATCACAAgtaacaaaaaatcaaattggGCAATCAGAATATGTACGTTTCCTTTGGCTTGCATCGGTGCACACCTCGCGATTggcttgaatttttttcaaagcacGAATTAGAAGCAAACCGCTTGGTGACTTCATTGCCCACACACATTTTCCCGCGTCTAATGTCGGCTGCCTTACCTCGTGAAGCTCATTCGATTGGCATCgtctgttttgattggtttaccATACTCAATTGTTATTTCCCTCGTTTTACGTTTCGAATAGTGATATAAGCATTCCCGAAGACATTGAGGAGCAACTGTCGCTCAGCAGTTTTCATAGCGGGAGTGCCAAGGTTTGTTTTGTACATTTTATGGCCTTTTTTCTAGCATTTAATTTATCCGCGCGCTTTCATCATTGGGAGAGAGGAAGGAAATGGCAATAAGCCAGACACATGATAGACAAATAAACCATCATAGTTCTGTTACAGCAATGTACACACAGTTTCACCTTGACGTTGCATCGACCTTACGTTTGGCTGGAACATCCCTCTGTAACAGATCCAGCGGATTTTTTCCCTTCACCCAGTGAAAATTTAACCTCTCCGGTACCCGGTGAAAAATTCAATTTCACCCGGCCAGCTTGTGGCTTCCCCGGTGCGACTTTTACATACCTAGCGTATATCATTtctgtatgtttgaaaaagacaaaacagcGACCTGACAGAATAAGGGGCAAGCTGGTGAAAAATTTACCGATGCGGTGACGTTTTTTTCCGAAAACCTGGTGCCGGAGAATATAGATGCCACTGGGTCTGAGTGTTGTTTGATTTCTTGTTGCCTAACGATGTTTGTCTTGTTCATTAGCTGGATGACCTTCTAACGACCGATCGGACAGTATCCCAGGCCAGTGCTGCAGATCTCGATTTCGCAGAAGATGTCCTAAACTTCTAGCATAACTGTCGCCAAATCAAGCAAATTGTGTGGCACAGACTTATTGCACTTCGTAAGATTTTACCTGGGCTTTTTGAGCTGTTAACTAAATCATTTGGAATGTTGGTGGTACAGCTACTGTATTTATTTAGGAGAAATGTACAAAATAGACACCAGTGATTCAGTTGATATGGTAAACTTGAGTCTTTATTTGTCAGTTGCCTCGCCTTATTCGTTTCAGTTAGTGGAAGTAACCACTCTTTTCTCTAGTTTGGTTTAGGATTTTTGGACTCTGATTGCTTGTGAAAGTTGCTTATCAATAACACAGCTACTTATTTAGTTTAGTGTAATGGGACCCCATCCCGAACTTATGCCAAGATCTTCTTCCATGTATCTCTCCATTGATGCCTCCCGAAGCTCCTGATCGCATCTTCATGATATCACTTTGAACAGAAgctaaattttaaattttcaaattactgtcgaaaaccaataccaaagtaattaatCCGACCAATCcgaacaggagcaaacagcgccatgaaccaatcagaattccgaGCAtatacctgtaacttgctcaaagcgcggaaaAAATCGCATGTAAAAGGGGCGATTAGTTTTGGATTTCACTGACTAATCGGTGTTTATTCTCAATATTGATTCGTCAGTATATAAAAGGAAGCACTTCACAGCTTTATATCACCCCCAATGAAGACACTAGACCGGACTATCGTAACGTTGGGTCTTGACTCATAACTTCTTTAGTTGCGTTCATTTCAATACAGAGTAGCGTCAAACTGattgtctgattgtccacctggttgGTGCATGAACTGTAATCTGGAACCACTCAGGGAACGCATCATTAATGCTTTGGAGGGAAGGGTAAGGGTAAGGGGCGTTTTTCATTTATGTATAGCAAATTTGCTACTTTAGTCACTTACTTGTACAACATTCTTTAATcgccaaaaaggaaaacaaatcgATAAAAAAATAACAGATGCATTCACTACAAAGCTAATGGATGTCCAAaaatcaaaacgaaaaaaaaaattccaataaTTTTTTCGTTTTGATTTTTGTGCACCAAGGTTGACCTAACTACGACGAGATAAGACTGTTTAATTTGGTAAACTGATTAAGTTCTGCACTTTATGTCCCATTTTTATTTTGGTATAACCTGCAATTGCCCAGTTATGCACTTGTCAACGAAAATTTGCGAACCAAGTTGACATAGTTAACAAACAAGCCACTTTCACAATAATGCCCAGAATGCTCTACCATGCACAGAAGCAAGATTTAGGTTCCAGGGCTTGCCACGGTATTTTGAGAAAATGACGGGTAGTGCAGCCTTGCAAAAAATAGCGGATAGCGCAGTTAATaggtacttattgactgagtgagAGGGCCTGACGGGAAAAAATTTGGcgcgaggtcatggcgtacggaccgagaatattttcccgtccggctcGACCTAACTcggtcaataagcattttattaaaCGACCACCGCacttttccccttttttttctttcttttcttttttttggggtGGGGGGGAGATCAAATTCGGAATGTTCCCTTTCGTCGCttattttgaccgaaaagtcgggatttatatagcaacaaagttgttttagttcgcatcCCGCGCGCGCTATTGacaaaatccccgtatgagggccgtacgcgatcctagcagggccggacggctttttccggccctgctcgcgccatTCCGTACGGCcatcatacggggattttctcgatagttttgcaatgaaagcgcgcgcggggccgtactaGACTCATGATAAATGCAACGTTTTTGCCGTTTCTCTCCAACAAACACTAGACTCCTCTGTACAGTCAAAACATTGTGACCCTCTGGCGAAGTTCGTGCGTTCTACATGACGATTGCGAAACTGGTTCAATAAAACTAAACATGAAAAACCTAGTCGTGGACTTGGTAAAGAAATGTTcgatttttcaatttcttttatatacATTTTTAGAATCATAAAGCTGATGTAAGCTGTAGCATATCTGAGTTACTCGCGAAATTGCGAACGTTCATTTTAACCGTGGCTCCTTCTTTCGGATCTATCTCTTTTGCTCTGGATGTCATACCTTTTCAAGATACTTTTCCGTGCGCCCTTTCGTCGTCATCATACGTTCCTGTCCTGTTGCGAAA is a genomic window of Acropora muricata isolate sample 2 chromosome 8, ASM3666990v1, whole genome shotgun sequence containing:
- the LOC136926942 gene encoding centrosomal protein 43-like isoform X2, with amino-acid sequence MSAEEDTELRDMVAQTLESKGVLGKIRGKIPLMNPELKKFLSTSEGCLVTGLVREFLEYFDLDFTIAVFDPESNFSDRYSGRNNLAKDLKLQDVSGSAKRPLLAEVVKRFSPSTNGEISKEVIVTSPRQSAADSPRSLSPPNSNKVDDEDVDEYSSDTATDDSRGASPRPSKIPQRVRDERSGKSDKSQESFLEKLNSNNEQNSLSDSRKDKSGKRSPDVTIGSDDGEDIFADLPLSTRENAKKGLPLESAHRSTSGLSSLKDAPSLGNSGLGSLKGVPPLPGMNNNNNSREVIKSPDWQDLADIDSKISKLGFDIPEEGKNGGAPDYTDEYEDDFNPTSDISIPEDIEEQLSLSSFHSGSAKLDDLLTTDRTVSQASAADLDFAEDVLNF
- the LOC136926942 gene encoding centrosomal protein 43-like isoform X3, giving the protein MSAEEDTELRDMVAQTLESKGVLGKIRAQLRASVFLALEEQEGAEGKIPLMNPELKKFLSTSEGCLVTGLVREFLEYFDLDFTIAVFDPESNFSDRYSGRNNLAKDLKLQDVSGSAKRPLLAEVVKRFSPSTNGEISKEVIVTSPRQSAADSPRSLSPPNSNKGASPRPSKIPQRVRDERSGKSDKSQESFLEKLNSNNEQNSLSDSRKDKSGKRSPDVTIGSDDGEDIFADLPLSTRENAKKGLPLESAHRSTSGLSSLKDAPSLGNSGLGSLKGVPPLPGMNNNNNSREVIKSPDWQDLADIDSKISKLGFDIPEEGKNGGAPDYTDEYEDDFNPTSDISIPEDIEEQLSLSSFHSGSAKLDDLLTTDRTVSQASAADLDFAEDVLNF
- the LOC136926942 gene encoding centrosomal protein 43-like isoform X1, with product MSAEEDTELRDMVAQTLESKGVLGKIRAQLRASVFLALEEQEGAEGKIPLMNPELKKFLSTSEGCLVTGLVREFLEYFDLDFTIAVFDPESNFSDRYSGRNNLAKDLKLQDVSGSAKRPLLAEVVKRFSPSTNGEISKEVIVTSPRQSAADSPRSLSPPNSNKVDDEDVDEYSSDTATDDSRGASPRPSKIPQRVRDERSGKSDKSQESFLEKLNSNNEQNSLSDSRKDKSGKRSPDVTIGSDDGEDIFADLPLSTRENAKKGLPLESAHRSTSGLSSLKDAPSLGNSGLGSLKGVPPLPGMNNNNNSREVIKSPDWQDLADIDSKISKLGFDIPEEGKNGGAPDYTDEYEDDFNPTSDISIPEDIEEQLSLSSFHSGSAKLDDLLTTDRTVSQASAADLDFAEDVLNF